Proteins encoded together in one Sphingomonas radiodurans window:
- a CDS encoding acetolactate synthase 3 large subunit, translating to MNVSEKSGADILVEALCDLGVDVIFGYPGGAVLPIYDALFRSKRIHHILVRHEQAATHAAEGYARSTGKPGVVLVTSGPGATNAVTGITDALLDSIPMVVITGQVPTTLIGSDAFQEADTVGITRHCTKHNYLVKDPALLGAVIHEAFHIATSGRPGPVVVDIPKDVQVATARYVKPGPIQHRTYRPALKANRSEIEQVVDMLAAAERPIFYTGGGIINSGPGASQLLRELARITGAPVTSTLMGLGCFPATSPQFLGMLGMHGTYEANMAMNQADLIVAIGVRFDDRVTGRLDAFSPNSRKVHIDIDRSSINKTVRIDLGIVADAGHAMEDMVRIWKGRQHPKPDTAEWWRRIDGWKAVDCLAFPKDDEVIMPQRAVRALWEATHARDPIITTEVGQHQMWAAQHFGFEKPNKWLTSGGLGTMGYGLPAAIGAQLGNPKALVIDIAGEASIQMNIQELATATQYRLPVKVFILNNEYMGMVRQWQELTYESRYSESYSDSLPDFVKLAEAYGWKGIRIEHPDQLEQGIADMLAHDGPVMVDCMVAKLANCFPMIPSGAAHTDMILQANEVSGTMDDEAKALV from the coding sequence ATGAACGTGAGCGAGAAGAGCGGAGCAGACATCCTGGTCGAGGCGCTGTGCGATCTCGGCGTGGACGTCATCTTCGGCTATCCCGGCGGGGCCGTCCTTCCAATTTACGATGCGCTTTTTCGCTCGAAGCGCATCCACCACATTTTGGTGCGACATGAGCAGGCAGCGACGCACGCCGCGGAGGGTTATGCCCGCTCGACGGGCAAGCCTGGCGTCGTGCTCGTCACCTCGGGCCCCGGCGCGACCAATGCCGTCACCGGGATCACCGACGCTTTGCTCGATTCCATTCCGATGGTCGTGATCACCGGTCAGGTTCCGACGACGCTTATCGGCTCGGACGCGTTCCAGGAGGCCGATACTGTCGGCATCACGCGCCACTGCACCAAGCACAATTATCTCGTGAAAGATCCCGCGCTGCTGGGCGCCGTGATCCACGAGGCGTTCCATATCGCTACCTCGGGGCGCCCCGGTCCGGTCGTGGTCGACATCCCTAAGGATGTGCAGGTCGCCACCGCGCGCTACGTGAAGCCCGGTCCGATCCAGCATCGCACGTACCGTCCCGCGCTCAAGGCCAATCGCAGCGAGATCGAGCAGGTCGTCGATATGCTCGCCGCTGCCGAGCGGCCGATTTTTTACACTGGCGGCGGGATCATCAATTCCGGCCCCGGCGCGTCGCAACTGCTGCGCGAGTTGGCGCGGATCACCGGCGCACCCGTTACCTCGACCCTGATGGGGCTCGGCTGCTTCCCCGCCACCTCGCCGCAGTTCCTCGGCATGCTCGGCATGCACGGGACGTATGAGGCGAATATGGCGATGAATCAGGCTGACCTGATCGTCGCGATCGGCGTTCGCTTCGACGATCGCGTGACGGGGCGTCTCGATGCCTTCTCGCCGAACAGCCGCAAGGTGCACATCGATATCGACCGGTCGAGCATCAACAAGACGGTGCGGATCGATCTCGGCATCGTCGCCGACGCTGGCCATGCGATGGAAGACATGGTCCGCATCTGGAAGGGCCGCCAGCATCCCAAGCCGGACACCGCCGAATGGTGGCGCCGGATCGATGGCTGGAAGGCGGTCGATTGCCTTGCCTTCCCGAAGGACGACGAGGTTATCATGCCACAGCGCGCTGTGCGTGCGCTGTGGGAGGCGACCCACGCGCGCGATCCGATCATCACCACCGAGGTCGGCCAGCATCAGATGTGGGCCGCGCAGCATTTCGGGTTCGAGAAGCCCAACAAGTGGCTTACCTCGGGCGGACTCGGAACGATGGGTTACGGGCTGCCCGCCGCGATCGGCGCGCAGCTCGGAAATCCCAAGGCGCTGGTGATCGATATCGCCGGCGAGGCGTCGATCCAGATGAACATCCAGGAACTGGCGACGGCAACGCAATATCGCCTGCCGGTGAAAGTGTTCATCCTCAACAACGAATATATGGGCATGGTCCGCCAGTGGCAGGAGCTCACTTATGAGAGCCGATACTCGGAGAGCTACTCGGATTCGCTGCCTGATTTCGTCAAACTCGCCGAGGCCTATGGCTGGAAGGGCATCCGCATCGAGCATCCTGACCAGCTCGAACAGGGCATCGCCGACATGCTCGCGCACGATGGACCGGTGATGGTGGATTGCATGGTCGCGAAGCTGGCCAACTGCTTCCCGATGATCCCGTCGGGCGCGGCGCATACCGACATGATCCTCCAAGCGAACGAAGTCTCCGGCACGATGGACGACGAGGCCAAGGCGCTGGTGTAA
- the miaA gene encoding tRNA (adenosine(37)-N6)-dimethylallyltransferase MiaA gives MNTRSPLPKLALIAGPTASGKSSLAIALAERTGGVIVNADASQVYRDLRIITARPTPADEARAEHRLYGVVDGADAWSAAHWADQARDAIANIQQRGRLPILVGGSGLYIRTLLDGIAPVPAIDPAIRETIRAMPVASSHAALAVADPAAAQRLAPADTARVARALEVVRSTGRTLAAWQSARAGGIANDVALAPLVLLPDRASLSERIDARLATMFDTGAIEEVATLIGRDDVPPAAPVTRAIGVREITALLAGTIDRDAALAEACAATRRYAKRQYTWFRHQTPENWPRVSDLPLDRLEYYFNIWP, from the coding sequence GTGAACACACGAAGTCCCCTTCCGAAGCTGGCGCTCATTGCAGGGCCGACCGCGAGCGGCAAGTCGTCGCTCGCGATCGCCTTGGCCGAACGGACTGGCGGCGTCATCGTCAACGCCGATGCCAGCCAAGTCTATCGCGACTTGCGCATCATCACCGCCCGCCCGACCCCCGCAGATGAGGCACGCGCGGAGCATCGGCTGTACGGCGTTGTCGACGGAGCGGATGCCTGGTCCGCCGCGCATTGGGCGGATCAGGCGCGCGACGCGATCGCTAATATCCAGCAACGTGGCAGGCTGCCAATCCTCGTCGGCGGGAGCGGGCTATACATCCGTACCCTGCTCGACGGGATCGCGCCCGTCCCGGCGATCGATCCCGCAATCCGGGAAACGATACGTGCGATGCCGGTCGCGTCGTCCCATGCAGCGCTGGCCGTCGCCGATCCGGCTGCCGCGCAACGCTTGGCGCCCGCCGATACCGCGCGCGTTGCCCGTGCACTCGAGGTGGTACGTTCGACGGGACGGACGCTGGCGGCATGGCAGTCCGCTCGCGCCGGCGGCATCGCGAACGACGTCGCACTGGCGCCGCTCGTTCTGCTGCCCGACCGGGCGAGCCTGAGCGAGCGGATCGACGCGCGACTTGCGACGATGTTCGACACGGGAGCGATCGAGGAAGTCGCCACGTTGATCGGGCGCGACGATGTTCCGCCAGCCGCGCCGGTGACCCGCGCGATCGGGGTTCGCGAGATCACGGCACTGCTCGCCGGCACGATCGACCGCGATGCCGCACTGGCAGAGGCATGTGCCGCGACGCGCCGCTACGCCAAACGGCAATACACCTGGTTTCGCCACCAGACGCCGGAGAATTGGCCACGCGTCAGCGACCTGCCACTAGACAGATTGGAATATTATTTCAATATTTGGCCTTGA
- the serB gene encoding phosphoserine phosphatase SerB produces the protein MFTATLIAAGRLSPQTLSDANERLAAAGCVPTTSGWIDEGDAADIAFGFAPDAARRSLESAFTGVDVVVQPHAGRAKHLLVADMDSTMITVECIDELADYAGIKPQIAAITEAAMRGELDFAAALDARVALLENLDADAIEQCRAERVRLMPGAKTLVRTMRAHGATAILVSGGFTAFADPVGAEIGFDRVIANRLDVVDGRLAGTVGKPIVDSATKERTLRAARTEFGLADDATMAVGDGANDLAMIGVAGLGVAFHAKPIVAQAAAARIDHNDLTALLWAQGIPRREWVQS, from the coding sequence GTGTTCACCGCGACGCTGATAGCAGCCGGGCGTCTGTCGCCCCAGACCCTCTCGGACGCAAACGAGCGGCTGGCCGCTGCCGGCTGCGTCCCGACGACATCTGGCTGGATCGACGAGGGTGACGCCGCCGACATCGCCTTCGGCTTCGCGCCTGACGCTGCACGGCGCTCGTTGGAGAGCGCATTCACTGGCGTCGATGTAGTGGTTCAGCCACATGCGGGCCGCGCGAAGCATCTGCTGGTGGCGGACATGGATTCGACCATGATCACCGTCGAGTGCATCGACGAACTCGCCGATTATGCCGGCATCAAGCCACAGATCGCCGCCATCACCGAAGCCGCCATGCGCGGCGAACTCGACTTCGCTGCTGCGCTCGATGCGCGCGTGGCGCTGCTCGAGAATCTCGACGCCGACGCGATCGAGCAATGTCGCGCCGAACGTGTGCGGCTGATGCCGGGAGCGAAGACGCTGGTGCGCACGATGCGTGCGCACGGCGCAACCGCAATCCTCGTTTCGGGCGGGTTCACCGCGTTTGCCGATCCGGTCGGCGCAGAAATCGGGTTCGATCGGGTGATCGCGAATCGGCTCGACGTGGTCGACGGGCGGCTGGCGGGGACGGTGGGCAAGCCTATCGTCGATTCCGCCACCAAGGAACGCACGTTGCGCGCGGCGCGCACTGAGTTCGGGCTAGCGGACGACGCGACGATGGCGGTCGGCGATGGCGCCAACGACTTGGCGATGATCGGCGTGGCCGGGCTCGGCGTCGCCTTTCACGCAAAGCCGATCGTCGCGCAGGCTGCCGCTGCGCGGATCGACCATAATGACCTCACCGCTTTGCTCTGGGCACAAGGCATCCCCCGGCGGGAGTGGGTACAAAGCTGA
- a CDS encoding cation:proton antiporter, whose protein sequence is MTTTELFLVAMLIVFSVPYLVWRLARTDYWSPLVVVQIVGGVLLGPGVLGAALPEFHRTVFNPQVIGALNGIAWWAVMIFVFVAGIELDLSQAWARRRETGITAACALLVPLASGCLAALLLLGWRDGWAGSGGAPWQVVLGIGMACAVTALPILVLFLEKLDILRQPLGQRILRYASLDDIAIWGVLALILLDWERAGRQLGFLLLFPVAAMAMRALMRRLPERDRWYVGLIWLAASGLAGDWAGLHYMVGAFLAGAVLDARWFDQARMDLFRDHILLAVMPVFFLSTGLRTNWAMGGSAVIGGAVLLLVASVVGKLAGLHLAGRLLHWGKGEASLIGWLLQTKALIMIIFANILLDKAIISAETFTALLLMAVMSTMLTIPIVTPKLRRIRAVQAAP, encoded by the coding sequence ATGACGACGACCGAATTGTTTCTGGTGGCGATGCTGATCGTGTTCAGCGTGCCCTATCTGGTCTGGCGGCTCGCGCGGACGGATTACTGGTCGCCGCTCGTGGTGGTGCAGATCGTCGGCGGCGTGTTGCTTGGGCCGGGGGTGCTCGGGGCGGCACTGCCCGAGTTTCACCGCACCGTCTTCAATCCGCAAGTGATCGGTGCGCTCAACGGCATCGCGTGGTGGGCGGTGATGATCTTCGTGTTCGTGGCGGGGATCGAGCTCGACCTGAGCCAGGCATGGGCACGGCGGCGCGAGACGGGGATCACGGCCGCGTGCGCGCTGCTCGTACCGCTAGCGTCCGGGTGCCTCGCGGCGCTGCTCCTGCTGGGCTGGCGCGATGGATGGGCGGGGAGCGGCGGCGCACCGTGGCAGGTGGTTCTTGGCATCGGTATGGCCTGTGCAGTGACGGCGCTGCCGATCCTCGTGCTGTTCCTCGAAAAGCTCGACATCCTGCGGCAACCGCTCGGCCAACGCATCCTGCGGTATGCGAGTCTGGACGATATCGCGATTTGGGGCGTGCTGGCGCTGATCCTGCTCGACTGGGAGCGGGCAGGGCGGCAGTTGGGGTTCCTGCTGCTGTTCCCGGTCGCGGCGATGGCGATGCGCGCACTGATGCGCCGCTTGCCCGAGCGCGATCGCTGGTATGTTGGGCTGATCTGGCTCGCGGCCTCGGGGCTGGCGGGCGATTGGGCTGGGTTGCACTATATGGTCGGCGCGTTCCTCGCCGGCGCGGTGCTTGACGCACGCTGGTTCGATCAGGCCCGCATGGACCTGTTCCGCGATCACATCCTTCTCGCGGTGATGCCGGTATTCTTCCTGTCGACGGGGCTACGGACAAACTGGGCGATGGGAGGCAGCGCGGTGATCGGCGGGGCCGTGCTGCTGCTGGTCGCGTCAGTCGTCGGCAAACTTGCCGGATTGCACCTCGCGGGGCGGCTGCTGCACTGGGGCAAGGGTGAGGCGAGTCTGATCGGCTGGCTGCTGCAGACCAAAGCGCTGATCATGATCATCTTCGCCAACATCCTTCTCGACAAGGCGATCATCAGTGCCGAGACGTTCACCGCGCTACTGCTGATGGCGGTGATGAGCACGATGTTGACGATCCCGATCGTCACGCCGAAGCTACGTCGAATACGCGCCGTGCAAGCCGCGCCATAA